In Methanofollis sp., the DNA window ACGACCGGCATACGCAAAGAGAAAGATGGATGAAAAGGTTATTCTGCTAAAATTCGGCGGGAGCATCATTACCGACAAGGCCGGAACCGGCGCCGTCGATCATGCCCGCCTTGCCGCTCTTGCCGGAGAGATCGCACAGCGGCCCGGCCTCAGGCTTGTTCTGGTCCACGGGGCCGGGTCATGCGGCCACCCCGAAGCCGCCCGATACCGTCTCCAGGAGAGGGTCGGCCCCGCAAACAAAGAGGGGATCGCCGTCACCCACGAGGCGGTCGCCGGCCTCAACAGGGCGGTCGTGGCCGCGCTGCGTGAGCACGGCGTGGACGCCGTTGGCATCCACCCCCTGGCCGGATGCCGTGCCGACAACGGACACCTCATATCCTGTGAGCACCTACCTATTGTACAACTGGTGCGGCTCGGCATTACCCCGGTTCTTCATGGGGACGTGGTGATGGACGCGAGTCGTGGTGCCTGCATCATTTCAGGCGATCAGATCATCCGGTACCTTGCCGTAGCCCTCGGGGCGGCCCGCGTCGGTCTTGCGACCGACGTGCCCGGCGTCCTTGACAACGGCGCGGTGGTTCCGGTGATCACAAGGGACACAGTCGGACGTCTGTCTATCGGGTGTTCAGGGAACACCGACGTGACCGGCGGGATGAAAGGGAAGATCACGGAACTCCTCGCACTCGCAGACGAGGGTATCGAATCACACATATTCCATGTCTCCCGGACGGCCGCATTCCTCGACGGGAAGGGTCACGGCGGCACGATAGTCAGAAAGTGAAAGAAAAGAGAAGGACAGGGACAGGCACACCAGAGAACAGGAGGAATTCATATCAAAGAGAGTACACAGACGTCCTCACGGAAGCTGGACCACCTGCGGATCTGCTGCGAGAAGCAGGTCGAGGTCGGCAGCGCAGGCTTTGAAGACGTCAGACTGGTGCATGCTGCCCTTCCAGAATGTGACCTTGATGCGATCAGGCTGGAGACCAGGTTTCTCGGCGCACGCCTTGCGGCGCCGCTCTTCATCGCTGCCATGACAGGCGGCCACCCTGCAACGACCGAGGTCAACAGGCGGCTCGCACGGGTTTCGGAGAGATTCGGCCTTGCAATAGGCGTCGGGTCGCAACGCGCGGCCCTCGAACACCCGGATCTTGCAGAGAGTTTCTCGGTCGTGCGCGACGAGGCGCCTCATGCCTTCATCTGCGCCAACCTCGGCGCGGTGCAGTTGCGGGAGCACGGGGCAGAGTGGGCCGAGCGCGCGGTGGAGATGATCGATGCCGACGCCCTCTGCGTTCACCTGAACTTCCTGCAGGAGGCGATCCAGCCCGAGGGCGACCACGATGCCCGCGGCTGCCTCGCCGCCATCGCCGACCTCTGCGAGGACTTCAAGACGCCGGTGATCGTCAAGGAGACCGGAGCAGGCATCTCGAAGGAGACGGCCGGCCGAATCTGGGGCGCAGGCGCCGCAGCGATCGACCTCGGCGGTTTCGGCGGCACCTCATGGGCGGCGGTCGAGGTCGAGAGGGCCGAAGAAGATCGTCTGCGGGCCCTCGGAAAGACGTTCCTCGACTGGGGCATCCCGACAGCGGTGAGCCTCTGCGAGGTGGCGGGAAGCGGCCCGGTGATCGCCACCGGAGGCGTGCGGAATGGAATAGACATCGCGAAGGCTCTCGCACTCGGGGCCGACCTCGGCGGGATGGCCCTGCCCCTGCTGAAACCCGCGATGGACGGAGAAGAGGCGCTTACGGCGGTCGTATCAATGGTCCTGCAGGAACTGCGGGCCGCCATGTTCCTCACCGGAGCCGGCAGCGTTGCCGATCTCAGGAAAACACGGGCTTATATCACCGGTACGACCCGGCAGATGCTCGAAGAATAGGATTCATACGGAGACAAAAAATGGATACAGAAATTGTTGCAGTGGGCGGCTATAACGAAGTCGGCCGGAACATGACCGCCGTCCGGTGCGGAAAAGAGATCGTCATCTTCGATATGGGCATCAGGCTCGACCAGATCATGATCCACGAGGACGCGGAGATCGAGAATATGCACTCCCTCGATCTGATCGAGATGAAGGCCATCCCCGACGACACCATGATGAACACGGTGGAAGGGAGCGTGAAGGCGATCGTCTGCACGCACGGCCACCTCGACCATATCGGGGCGATCCCGAAACTCGCGCACCGGTACAACGCACCCATTATCGGGACACCGTACACGGTCGAACTGATCAAACAGCAGATCCAGGGCGAACAGAAGTTCGGGGTCACCAACAAAATCCAGGTGCTCAAGGCGGGCAACCGGTACCGGATCTCCCCGAACCTCACCCTCGAGTTCGTCAAGATGCAGCACTCGATCATCGACACGGTGATGGCGGTGCTCCACACGAAAGACGGCGCCGTCGTCTATGCAAACGACTTCAAGCTCGACCGGACGCCTGTGATCGGCGAACCGCCCGACTTCGCCCGCCTCCGCCAGATCGGGAAGGAAGGGGTGCTCGCCCTCATCGTCGAGAGCACGAACATCGAGAAGAAGGGCAGGTGTCCGAGCGAACGGATCGCACGCGACCTTGTCAGGGACACGATCACCAGTTACGAAGACGACAAGAACGCGATAATCGTCTCGACCTTCTCTTCACACATTTCACGTATCAAGACGATTGCCGAGTGCGCCCATGAGATCGGGAGAAAGCCAGTCCTTCTCGGCCGCTCGATGGAACGGTATTCGACGGCGGCCGAACAGCTCAAACTGGTCGCGTTCCCCCAGAGCCTCTCGGTCTTCGGGAACAGGCGGACGGTGGACCGCACCCTGCGGCATATGATGAAGACCGGGAAGGACAAGTTCCTCCCGATCGTCACCGGTCACCAGGGTGAGAGCGGCGCCATCCTGACGCGGATCGCCCATGGCGACACGCCGTACAAGGTCGAGAAAGGCGACAAGATCCTCTTCTCAGCCAAAGTGATCCCCAACCCCATGAACTTCGGGCAGCGCCATCTCGTCGAGACCCTCCTGAAGATGAAAGGGGCCAGGATCTTCGATGAAATCCACGTGAGCGGCCACGCGTACCGTGAAGACCACTATGAACTGCTCCATCTCCTGAACCCCCAGCACATCATCCCGTCCCACGGGAACATCGACATGACCGGCGAGTACATGCGGTTTGCCGAGGAGTGCGGTTACACCCTGAACAACGACATCCACCTGCTCAGAAACGGGCAGAGGGTCCTGTTAAAATAAACGAGGTTTTGTCATGAGTGATCTGAAGACCTATCTTGAGAAAACCGCCGAGCAGGTCGACATCGCGCTCGAGCGGAATTTTGGAGACGTATTCGGCGACCTCTATAAGGCGAGCGCCCATCTCCTGCTCGCGGGCGGCAAGCGCCTGCGCCCGGCGGTGCTGCTCCTTGCAGCCAACGCCGTGAAACCAGGTCGTGCCGACGACCTGATCACCGCGGCGATCGCGGTCGAGATGACCCACACATTCACCCTTATCCATGACGACATCATGGACGGGGACGTGACACGGCGGGGCGTGCCGACGGTCCACACGAAGTGGGACGAACCGACGGCGATCCTGGCGGGCGACGTGCTGTATGCGAAGTCCTTCGAGTACATCACCCATGCCCTCGCCGAGGACAGGGCGCGGGTGAAGGCGGTGACACTCCTTGCCCGGACCTGTACGGAGATCTGCGAGGGGCAGCACCAGGATATGGCCTTCGAGCAGAAGGGCGCAGAGGTCGAGGCGGCCGACTATATCGAAATGGCCGGGAAGAAGACCGGTGCCCTCTATGCAGCGGCGGCAGCGATCGGCGGAACCCTTGCCGGCGGGAATGCCATGCAGGTGGATTCTCTCTACCAGTACGGCATGAATGCCGGGATCGCCTTCCAGATCCAGGACGACCTCATCGACCTCCTGGCCCCCCCGGAGACGAGCGGAAAGGACAGGGCATCCGACCTCCGCGAGGGGAAGCAGACCCTCATCGCCATCACCGCACGGGAGAGGGGCCTCGACCTCTCGAAGTACCGCCATACTCTCACCGGCACCGAGATCGACGCGGCGATCGCAGAACTCGAAGAGGCGGGCGTGATCGACGAGGTGCGGCGGGCCGCGGAGGAGAGGGTCGCGACGGCAAAGCGCTCTCTCTCTGTCCTGCCCAAATCGATGGAACGCACATATCTTGAGGAAATCGCGGATTACTTCCTGACACGGAGTTTCTAAGATGGACACCGATGTCAGGAGAGTTCTGTATATCTACGCGCTCCAGAACGCGGTAAAACATGGCAATGTGCCGAATGCAAAGGCAGTGATGGGGAAGGTGCTCGGCACCCACCCAGAACTCCGCCCGCATGCAAAGGATATCCCGGCCCTCCTCGCCGGGGTGCTCGACGAGGTCGCGGCCCTGCCGAAGGAGTCATGGCAGGCAAAACTCCAGGAAATCGCTCCCGAACTTGTGGCCGAGATGAACGAGGTCAGGAAGGAGACGAAGAAGGAGCTCCCGCCCCTTGAAGGCGCCGAAAATGGTGTCGTGATGCGTTTTGCGCCCAACCCCTCCGGACCCCTGCACCTGGGGCACGCCAGGGCGGCCTTCCTGAACGATGCCTATGTGAAGAGGTACGGCGGGAGGTATGTCCTGCGGATCGAGGACACCGACCCACGGCGGGTAGACCCCGAGGCCTATGAGATGGTCCAGGAAGACATCAGGAATCTGGGCCTTGGCATCACCGATATCGTCTACCAGAGCGACAGGATGGAGATTTACTACGATCTCTGCCGGCAGCTCATCGAACTCGGCGGGGCCTATGTCTGCACCTGCGACGCGGAAAGGTTCAGGGAACTGAAACTCGCGAAGACGGCCTGTCCATGCCGTTCCCACACTGTCGAGGAGAACCTGGACCTCTGGGACCAGATGCTCGCCGGAAAGTTTGCCGAGGGGCAGGTGACAGTGCGGGTGAAGACCGACCTGACGCATCCCGACCCGGCGATGCGCGATTTCTCCATCTTCAGGATCGTGGACAGCCCGGCCCACCCGCGGATCGATGCTCGCGTCTATCCCCTGATGAACTTCTCGGTCGTGGCCGACGACCACCTCCTCGGCATCACCCATGTGATCCGGGGCAAGGACCATATCGCGAACACCCGCCGCCAGCAGTACATCTATGACTACTTCGGCTGGAAGGCGCCGGTGTACCGCCACTACGGCAGGATGGGTATCGAGGGGGTCGTCCTCTCGACCTCGTCGATGCGCGAGGGAATCAACGCCGGCACGTACACGGGCTGGGACGACATCCACCTCGGCACCCTGAGAGCGATCGCACGCCGGGGCATCGAGCCCGAAGCGGTGAAGGAGGCGGTCCTCGAGATCGGTATCGGCGAGACTGACATCTCCTTCTCCTGGGAAAATCTGTACGCGAAGAACAAGGCGATCGTCGACCCGTCGTCAGACCGCTTCTTCTTTGTGCCCGAACCTGTACGGGTGACTGTCGAGGATGCACCGGCACAGACAGCCGAGATCCCGCTGTACCCTGGCAAAGAGAGCCGCGGCGTGCGGAAACTCACCTTTGAGGGCGCAGTCGTGCTGCCGGAGGCTGAGGTCGCCAGCGCCGGGATGATCAGGCTGAAGGATCTCTTCAATATCGAGATGAGAGGCGAGGGACAGGCGGTTTATGCCGGCGACGACCTTGCGGCGGCGCGGGCGGCGAAGGCCCCGATCGTCCAGTGGCTCCCCGATGGAACGGGCATCCCCTGCACCGTCCTCACCCCGGACGGCACGCTCATCGGCCTCTGCGAGCCCGCGGTTGCCCGCTATGCGGGGAAGACCGTCCAGTTTGAGCGGGTCGGCTTTGTCCGGATCGAC includes these proteins:
- a CDS encoding glutamate--tRNA ligase, with product MDTDVRRVLYIYALQNAVKHGNVPNAKAVMGKVLGTHPELRPHAKDIPALLAGVLDEVAALPKESWQAKLQEIAPELVAEMNEVRKETKKELPPLEGAENGVVMRFAPNPSGPLHLGHARAAFLNDAYVKRYGGRYVLRIEDTDPRRVDPEAYEMVQEDIRNLGLGITDIVYQSDRMEIYYDLCRQLIELGGAYVCTCDAERFRELKLAKTACPCRSHTVEENLDLWDQMLAGKFAEGQVTVRVKTDLTHPDPAMRDFSIFRIVDSPAHPRIDARVYPLMNFSVVADDHLLGITHVIRGKDHIANTRRQQYIYDYFGWKAPVYRHYGRMGIEGVVLSTSSMREGINAGTYTGWDDIHLGTLRAIARRGIEPEAVKEAVLEIGIGETDISFSWENLYAKNKAIVDPSSDRFFFVPEPVRVTVEDAPAQTAEIPLYPGKESRGVRKLTFEGAVVLPEAEVASAGMIRLKDLFNIEMRGEGQAVYAGDDLAAARAAKAPIVQWLPDGTGIPCTVLTPDGTLIGLCEPAVARYAGKTVQFERVGFVRIDRADEKGVVGYFSHR
- a CDS encoding RNase J family beta-CASP ribonuclease produces the protein MDTEIVAVGGYNEVGRNMTAVRCGKEIVIFDMGIRLDQIMIHEDAEIENMHSLDLIEMKAIPDDTMMNTVEGSVKAIVCTHGHLDHIGAIPKLAHRYNAPIIGTPYTVELIKQQIQGEQKFGVTNKIQVLKAGNRYRISPNLTLEFVKMQHSIIDTVMAVLHTKDGAVVYANDFKLDRTPVIGEPPDFARLRQIGKEGVLALIVESTNIEKKGRCPSERIARDLVRDTITSYEDDKNAIIVSTFSSHISRIKTIAECAHEIGRKPVLLGRSMERYSTAAEQLKLVAFPQSLSVFGNRRTVDRTLRHMMKTGKDKFLPIVTGHQGESGAILTRIAHGDTPYKVEKGDKILFSAKVIPNPMNFGQRHLVETLLKMKGARIFDEIHVSGHAYREDHYELLHLLNPQHIIPSHGNIDMTGEYMRFAEECGYTLNNDIHLLRNGQRVLLK
- the fni gene encoding type 2 isopentenyl-diphosphate Delta-isomerase → MKESTQTSSRKLDHLRICCEKQVEVGSAGFEDVRLVHAALPECDLDAIRLETRFLGARLAAPLFIAAMTGGHPATTEVNRRLARVSERFGLAIGVGSQRAALEHPDLAESFSVVRDEAPHAFICANLGAVQLREHGAEWAERAVEMIDADALCVHLNFLQEAIQPEGDHDARGCLAAIADLCEDFKTPVIVKETGAGISKETAGRIWGAGAAAIDLGGFGGTSWAAVEVERAEEDRLRALGKTFLDWGIPTAVSLCEVAGSGPVIATGGVRNGIDIAKALALGADLGGMALPLLKPAMDGEEALTAVVSMVLQELRAAMFLTGAGSVADLRKTRAYITGTTRQMLEE
- a CDS encoding isopentenyl phosphate kinase, whose protein sequence is MDEKVILLKFGGSIITDKAGTGAVDHARLAALAGEIAQRPGLRLVLVHGAGSCGHPEAARYRLQERVGPANKEGIAVTHEAVAGLNRAVVAALREHGVDAVGIHPLAGCRADNGHLISCEHLPIVQLVRLGITPVLHGDVVMDASRGACIISGDQIIRYLAVALGAARVGLATDVPGVLDNGAVVPVITRDTVGRLSIGCSGNTDVTGGMKGKITELLALADEGIESHIFHVSRTAAFLDGKGHGGTIVRK
- a CDS encoding polyprenyl synthetase family protein; the protein is MSDLKTYLEKTAEQVDIALERNFGDVFGDLYKASAHLLLAGGKRLRPAVLLLAANAVKPGRADDLITAAIAVEMTHTFTLIHDDIMDGDVTRRGVPTVHTKWDEPTAILAGDVLYAKSFEYITHALAEDRARVKAVTLLARTCTEICEGQHQDMAFEQKGAEVEAADYIEMAGKKTGALYAAAAAIGGTLAGGNAMQVDSLYQYGMNAGIAFQIQDDLIDLLAPPETSGKDRASDLREGKQTLIAITARERGLDLSKYRHTLTGTEIDAAIAELEEAGVIDEVRRAAEERVATAKRSLSVLPKSMERTYLEEIADYFLTRSF